A window of Pantoea agglomerans contains these coding sequences:
- a CDS encoding IS3 family transposase (programmed frameshift) has translation MSGKRYPEEFKIEAVKQVVDRGHSVSSVATRLDITTHSLYAWIKKYGPESSTNKEQSDAQAEIRRLQKELKRVTDERDIFKKSRGVLRKAVRLRYAFIRDNTCCWPVRLLCRVLDVHPSGFYAWLQQPHSQRHQADLRLTGQIKQFWLESGCVYGYRKIHLDLRDSGQQCGVNRVWRLMKRVGIKAQVGYRSPRARKGEASIVSPNRLQRQFNPDAPDERWVTDITYIRTHEGWLYLAVVVDLFSRKIIGWSMQSRMTKDIVLNALLMAVWRRNPQKQVLVHSDQGSQYTSHEWQSFLKSHGLEGSMSRRGNCHDNAVAESFFQLLKRERIKKKIYGTREEARSDIFDYIEMFYNSKRRHGSSEQMPPAEYENQYYQRLRSV, from the exons ATGAGCGGTAAGCGTTATCCCGAAGAGTTTAAAATTGAAGCAGTCAAACAGGTTGTTGATCGTGGTCATTCTGTTTCCAGCGTTGCAACACGTCTCGATATCACCACCCACAGCCTTTACGCCTGGATAAAGAAGTACGGTCCGGAATCTTCCACTAATAAAGAACAGTCAGATGCTCAGGCCGAGATCCGCCGTCTCCAGAAAGAGCTGAAGCGGGTTACCGACGAACGGGACATAT TTAAAAAAAGCCGCGGCGTACTTCGCAAAGCTGTCCGACTGAGGTACGCCTTTATCCGTGACAACACCTGTTGCTGGCCTGTTCGCCTGCTCTGTCGGGTGCTGGATGTTCATCCCAGTGGCTTTTACGCCTGGCTTCAGCAGCCGCATTCACAACGCCATCAGGCAGACCTGAGACTGACAGGACAGATTAAACAGTTCTGGCTGGAATCGGGATGCGTCTATGGTTATCGCAAGATCCATCTGGATCTGCGGGACAGCGGGCAACAGTGCGGAGTGAACCGGGTCTGGCGGCTGATGAAACGTGTCGGGATAAAGGCTCAGGTCGGATACCGGAGCCCGCGGGCACGTAAAGGCGAGGCCAGTATCGTGTCGCCCAACAGGCTCCAGCGGCAGTTCAATCCGGATGCTCCGGATGAGCGTTGGGTAACGGACATAACCTACATCAGGACCCACGAAGGCTGGCTGTATCTTGCCGTGGTTGTTGATCTGTTCTCACGCAAAATTATCGGCTGGTCCATGCAATCCCGGATGACAAAGGACATTGTCCTGAACGCACTGCTGATGGCTGTATGGCGGCGTAATCCCCAAAAACAGGTGCTGGTTCACTCGGATCAGGGCAGTCAGTACACAAGCCATGAGTGGCAGTCGTTCCTGAAATCACACGGCCTGGAGGGCAGCATGAGCCGTCGTGGTAACTGCCACGATAATGCGGTTGCAGAAAGCTTTTTCCAGTTATTGAAACGCGAGCGGATAAAGAAAAAGATCTACGGAACGCGGGAAGAAGCCCGCAGCGATATTTTTGATTACATCGAAATGTTTTATAACAGTAAGCGTCGGCATGGTTCGAGCGAGCAAATGCCTCCGGCTGAATATGAAAACCAGTATTATCAACGGCTCAGAAGTGTCTAG